The Drosophila innubila isolate TH190305 chromosome 3R unlocalized genomic scaffold, UK_Dinn_1.0 2_E_3R, whole genome shotgun sequence genome has a segment encoding these proteins:
- the LOC117792683 gene encoding uncharacterized protein LOC117792683 gives MWSNFEASAVEDETISNAFSSRSIFKISSEDEVTKIPSIQASVQSGKMVISIDRSLLLLEDELVAKCSFLSFSAHIDAIAISDSGNLIVCGLSDGEVHGVYIKGLLLFSVSIRIEDVGLTGGTFTNIQQLGQNFYFSCKNGSVYCLSEINKTTLETVANITLTDNENMTALLDDVTIQRTSTGKSLANVESAMLLKQLTAHSYAENNQEDQRRDYDLMITGAQGALSFKTGSKDMTRISIPNQFGSVKEIYNIDHYIIALTQSGHLLEICPFTRTVNVCQSSQSPSLLIEDMQVMECSEENLELLILTKATTDGDRFIRIVEYPSLRCKNEVEVPQHAWLVRQPKSAVNLYYLATKDLEQTEIPSEVEMMMVSETDPSDRFKKLIAKGRLEEAEDFAKQFELCLQPIFEAKAKRILVELCNVNDNELDKKFEMLLKLLGQIESKAFIKNNRMMNLSSRHILERYLREVKKRLNFEEDEEHLLEIDEQLHRLKTMAIIDPYECNSEWQKFVYNSNLVKVVKEMFNSDMPTACLIWRRHSSNILPHLNEDELRTLLGFIPSDTEPLNVVQWLRQFVPVVSNTHPTIMPFITDWSIERTRKLQYSEHWPAIGLEFSTKILEIFEEIQFIYSDVRRQQERNTGKLRDLDNALQDLSVLKKIYNLNFTLDSYMQDSIDATALRILQRVHLDKLQSLVRDFLYPIYQEKGRQPLDVIKQYIAQLVANRQSLSNWLDRAIACIELIHNEDSRLECALSILQNAPVPWAETLAPLIKLRNSTHPLSVQINAEYEIQVIKIMKVKYGWPADSAVNINLELFMMRIVKLNLPDMLKDIRILTKAAPQVSTSANFNCCYQMARRGQIDMAYDFFKSLSDKNNSKQGTDVVESLANLLEMSSCTGEAKVQEHLNLLELFKLMLPSVDPVYNRRYLLIKHRLQLGQKFNLQLNCSTDLIPLQKRLSLLDEGIEVIISRAQATLNVCALIVNEISELCTALDVEKVHGLLRISQCVRCLPLSCALAHHVIEFISCVPANSKEFINFGIELLVQQIGDAKSQSHDTHSSMQLLNESDPLCFPLAYELLTEALLHERSSHRDLMELIKYVRVAVIHYPLDAIEMHYVGKEQAINEQICRALDGVPIALGESTLNFSTALNNSMDVKVNIEPSSKKRYSVSIFDEVEVQPQQKPQQKKRISGSLPIVKFLARTLLLMIIETEPKNSLLMQMQNLLPDNIKHDIDGACADFFLSLEQLTKAKEHDVWYIMSQYLLEYQRHNRSKKIINEGFITLQLRRIFRNAMNNKEANLIELFTMLVADSESRGLLDKLSNEVKTDQQKINFLTLSAMYNEHIDEMENVQNLRVTRNKLYYYLEFCQQDPTIRGKFNPEMDNIEHLLNEFHNKRLNVRLLERMSESFKLDYQRMLITQVLSILRAQELRYEIKHDTFGDEELVVLSSVHEMRDMCQPYINEIKNVKLFTSKLNELIEEINIYFYELYLCVIEILMFFDAAPKQMETWKNILHFLRHKMTTRRCSRAGQQETDIWMQSQKDNGVLPKIARYRLPFKPLVEHPLRDILCRELNVDNCQSWFPLINMYNALKDSKNTPQSCDYYIKAAVTNSIAEYKSKNDSEAWSLHPTNNAFLKSILRLVKDVQSPSNVIFILYYVASYARDGADQVEAFYEGWKYVKSNQAVLINDPKCQEELAKIKRMYPIIKTQHLLHIYGLSDDKMMHLVEHPTELIHCLYHHELILKSSKVDINALVKEICALHDLSLEAIQFKLLQKWLSVTMETADGTILEETFLEDQNWPENGCNSNGDGETANASENVVRAFYILSSWPKSEAVQFLVGLIFKGGSMNTSTQLQMYECYSKLNDGSNSFSNTLSQRQFITIKCVHELKALGYNSNIKKFADENCDKIGIIKMIWQRNAQNPLSLEVMADICLGFDIHLPKIWNGIIKRMVMFNMVRELNALVDVLSCRPELLHLDGLALAWDCVLAHPFKNAVPTRSCAEEERLQKTLLRLQGCPVVHALNLLQFAELCVLVRRPHMAATVLIFCQSAEQRVKIVKLIKSRHEDNLRQQILELEDAGLLPMVLNFALKELNL, from the exons atgtggAGCAACTTCGAGGCGTCAGCGGTGGAAGATGAGACCATATCCAATGCCTTCTCATCGCGCAGTATATTCAAAATTAGCAGCGAAGATGAG GTTACAAAGATTCCATCAATACAAGCGTCTGTGCAAAGTGGTAAAATGGTCATATCCATTGATAGAAGTCTTCTGTTGCTCGAGGATGAACTGGTGGCCAAGTGCAGTTTCTTAAGTTTTAGCGCACATATTGATGCGATTGCCATTTCCGACAGTGGTAATCTCATCGTATGCGGCCTCTCCGACGGCGAAGTACATGGAGTCTATATTAAGGGATTGCTGCTCTTCAGTGTGAGCATAAGAATTGAAGATGTGGGATTAACCGGCGGCACCTTTACCAACATTCAGCAATTGGGCCAAAACTTTTACTTCAGCTGCAAGAACGGCAGCGTCTACTG TCTCAGTGAAATCAATAAGACAACTCTTGAGACGGTTGCCAATATAACGCTGACTGATAATGAGAATATGACAGCTCTCCTGGACGATGTCACAATTCAGCGCACATCCACTGGCAAGTCACTTGCCAATGTGGAAAGTGCTATGCTCTTGAAGCAGCTCACTGCTCACAGCTATGCAGAGAATAATCAGGAGGATCAGCGCAGAGATTACGATTTAATGATAACAGGCGCACAGGGAGCGTTAAGTTTTAAAACTGGGTCCAAGGATATGACTCGCATCAGTATACCCAATCAGTTTGGCAGCGTCAAGGAAATCTACAATATAGATCACTATAT CATTGCGCTTACACAGTCTGGACATTTGCTGGAGATTTGTCCATTTACACGCACGGTTAACGTGTGTCAATCATCACAGAGCCCTTCGCTACTTATCGAAGATATGCAGGTCATGGAGTGTAGTGAGGAGAACTTGGAGCTGCTAATACTTACCAAGGCAACCACAGATGGAGATCGTTTCATACGAATTGTCGAGTATCCTT CACTCAGATGCAAAAACGAAGTAGAGGTGCCACAACACGCTTGGCTTGTGCGTCAGCCAAAGAGTGCTGTTAACCTATATTACTTGGCAACCAAGGATTTGGAACAGACTGAAATCCCTTCAGAAGTGGAAATGATGATGGTGTCTGAAACCGATCCCAGTGATCGTTTCAAAAAACTTATTGCCAAGGGTCGCTTGGAAGAGGCGGAG GACTTTGCCAAGCAATTTGAATTGTGCCTGCAACCGATTTTTGAAGCAAAAGCCAAGCGAATTCTCGTCGAGCTATGCAATGTCAATGACAACGAATTGGATAAGAAGTTTGAAATGTTACTCAAACTGCTTGGACAGATCGAAAGCAAAGCATTCATTAAGAATAATCGCATGATGAACTTAAGTTCGCGACATATTTTGGAACGCTATTTAAGAGAAGTAAAAAAGAGATTAAACTTTGAG GAAGATGAGGAGCATCTGTTGGAAATAGACGAGCAGTTACATCGCCTAAAAACAATGGCCATAATTGATCCCTACGAGTGTAATTCAGAGTGGCAAAAGTTTGTCTACAACTCGAATCTGGTAAAAGTGGTCAAGGAAATGTTTAACAGCGATATGCCCACCGCCTGCCTCATCTGGCGACGACACTCTAGCAACATTTTGCCGCATCTTAACGAGGATGAATTGCGTACACTGCTGGGCTTCATACCCAGCGACACTGAGCCCCTTAATGTGGTGCAGTGGTTGCGTCAATTCGTACCCGTTGTCAGTAACACACATCCCACAATTATGCCCTTTATCACAGACTGGAGCATTGAGAGGACTCGGAAACTGCAGTACAGCGAGCATTGGCCAGCTATTGGTCTGGAATTCTCAAccaaaatattagaaatatttgaggaaattcaatttatctACTC TGATGTGCGACGTCAGCAGGAGCGCAATACTGGCAAGCTGAGGGATCTGGACAATGCTCTGCAGGATTTATCAGTACTGAAGAAAATATACAACCTTAACTTTACGCTGGACAGCTATATGCAGGACTCCATAGACGCCACAGCCTTGCGTATATTGCAACGCGTGCATTTGGACAAGTTGCAGAGTCTGGTCAGAGACTTTTTGTACCCCATCTATCAGGAAAAGGGTCGACAGCCGTTGGATGTCATCAAACAGTATATCGCGCAGCTGGTGGCCAATCGTCAATCGCTTAGCAATTGGTTGGATCGTGCGATAGCCTGCATTGAACTGATACACAACGAGGATAGTCGCTTGGAATGTGCACTCTCGATATTGCAGAATGCACCAGTTCCCTGGGCGGAAACATTGGCTCCGCTTATTAAACTACGCAACTCCACACATCCACTCAGTGTGCAGATCAATGCCGAGTATGAGATCCAGGTGATCAAGATAATGAAGGTCAAGTATGGCTGGCCAGCGGATAGTGCTGTTAACATCAATCTGGAGCTGTTCATGATGCGaattgttaaattgaatttaccgGATATGCTTAAGGATATACGCATACTGACTAAAGCGGCGCCACAGGTGTCCACCAGCGCTAATTTCAACTGTTGCTATCAAATGGCGCGACGTGGACAGATCGACATGGCCTATGACTTTTTTAAGTCTCTTAGTGACAAAAATAATTCCAAGCAGGGAACTGATGTCGTTGAGAGTTTAGCAAATCTTCTTGAGATGAGCTCCTGCACCGGCGAGGCAAAGGTGCAGGAACACCTAAATTTACTTGAACTTTTCAAGCTGATGCTACCCAGCGTTGACCCAGTATACAATCGTCGATATTTGCTTATCAAACATCGTTTACAGCTGGGTCAAAAATTCAATCTGCAACTTAACTGCAGCACGGATCTGATACCGTTGCAAAAGCGACTTTCTCTTCTTGACGAGGGCATCGAGGTCATTATCTCGCGTGCCCAGGCCACGTTGAATGTGTGTGCCCTGATAGTCAATGAAATAAGTGAGCTATGCACGGCACTGGATGTGGAAAAAGTCCATGGACTTTTACGAATCAGCCAGTGCGTAAGATGTTTGCCTCTCAGCTGTGCGTTGGCCCATCATGTAATTGAATTCATCTCCTGCGTGCCGGCCAATAGCAAGGAGTTCATCAACTTTGGCATTGAGCTATTGGTACAGCAAATAGGCGACGCCAAGAGTCAAAGTCATG ATACGCATTCTTCAATGCAACTGCTAAACGAAAGTGATCCATTGTGCTTTCCACTAGCCTACGAGCTGCTAACTGAGGCGCTATTGCACGAGCGCAGTAGTCATCGCGATCTGATGGAACTCATTAAATATGTACGAGTGGCGGTCATACACTATCCATTGGATGCCATCGAGATGCACTATGTGGGCAAGGAGCAAGCAATAAACGAACAAATATGCCGCGCATTGGATGGCGTTCCCATAGCGCTTGGCGAGTCAACGCTTAACTTTTCGACAGCGCTTAATAACTCCATGGACGTGAAAGTAAACATTGAACCATCGTCCAAGAAGCGTTACTCCGTGTCCATTTTCGATGAAGTCGAGGTGCAGCCGCAACAGAAGCCACAGCAAAAA AAGCGTATTAGCGGTAGTCTTCCCATTGTCAAATTCTTGGCACGCACTCTGCTCCTCATGATCATTGAGACGGAGCCGAAGAACTCGCTGTtgatgcaaatgcaaaacttGCTACCGGATAATATCAAGCACGACATTGATGGTGCTTGTGCCGATTTCTTTTTATCATTGGAACAACTAACCAAAGCTAAGGAACATGATGTTTGGTACATCATGTCACAGTATCTACTTGAATATCAGAGGCACAATCGCAGTAAGAAGATCATCAATGAGGGATTTATTACGCTTCAGTTGCGTCGCATTTTTCGCAATGCAATGAACAACAAAGAAGCCAACCTAATTG AGCTCTTTACAATGCTGGTGGCAGATAGCGAGTCGCGTGGATTGCTGGATAAGCTCTCCAATGAGGTGAAAACTGATCAGCAGAAGATTAATTTTCTCACCCTCTCTGCAATGTACAACGAACATATtgatgaaatggaaaatgtgcaAAACTTACGCGTTAC AcgcaataaattgtattactATTTGGAGTTCTGCCAGCAGGATCCTACCATCAGGGGAAAATTTAATCCAGAGATGGACAATATTGAGCATTTGCTTAATGAATTCCACAACAAGCGACTCAATGTTCGTTTGCTGGAGCGGATGAGTGAGAGCTTTAAATTGGATTATCAAAGAATGCTCATTACACAAGTCCTTAGCATTTTACGAGCCCAGGAGTTGCGCTACGAGATCAAGCACGACACCTTCGGAGATGAGGAGCTTGTTGTGCTGAGCAGTGTGCATGAAATGCGTGATATGTGCCAGCCGTACATCAATGAAATAAAGAACGTTAAGCTATTTACCTCCAAACTGAACGAGCTTATTGAGGAG ATCAATATCTATTTTTATGAGCTGTACCTGTGTGTCATTGAGATTCTTATGTTCTTCGATGCAGCGCCCAAACAAATGGAAACCTGGAAGAATATATTGCATTTTCTGCGCCACAAAATGACCACACGGCGATGCAGTCGTGCAGGTCAGCAGGAGACAGATATATGGATGCAATCCCAAAAGGACAACGGTGTGCTTCCCAAGATCGCGCGCTATCGACTGCCCTTCAAACCACTTGTGGAGCATCCACTAAGAGATATTCTCT GTAGAGAACTGAATGTAGATAACTGTCAGAGTTGGTTTCCATTGATAAACATGTACAATGCTCTCAAGGATTCCAAGAACACGCCACAGAGCTGTGATTATTATATCAAGGCCGCCGTTACTAACTCCATTGCCGAATATAAGTCGAAGAACGATTCGGAGGCGTGGAGTTTGCATCCCACCAATAATGCGTTCCTTAAATCG ATACTACGCTTGGTTAAAGATGTCCAGAGTCCCAGCAATGTAATCTTCATACTGTATTATGTAGCCAGCTATGCCCGTGATGGCGCCGATCAGGTGGAAGCCTTCTACGAGGGTTGGAAGTATGTTAAGTCCAACCAAGCTGTGCTGATTAACGATCCTAAGTGCCAAGAGGAGTTGGCAAAGATAAAACGCATGTATCCCATAATTAAAACTCAGCATTTGCTTCATATTTACGGCCTGAGCGATGATAAAATGATGCATCTGGTCGAGCATCCCACGGAGCTTATACATTGTCTATACCATCACGAGCTAATACTTAAATCCAGCAAGGTGGATATTAATGCGTTGGTTAAAGAGATTTGCGCCCTACACGATCTAAGCCTTGAAGCTATACAATTTAAACTGCTACAAAAGTGGCTGTCGGTCACAATGGAAACAGCGGATGGTACAATATTAGAGGAAACATTCCTCGAGGATCAAAATTGGCCTGAGAATGGCTGTAACAGCAACGGTGATGGTGAGACCGCTAATGCCAGTGAGAATGTTGTTCGTGCCTTTTACATACTAAGCAGCTGGCCAAAATCCGAAGCAGTTCAGTTCCTTGTAGGCCTTATTTTCAAAGGCGG ATCCATGAACACTTCAACACAGTTGCAGATGTATGAGTGTTACTCCAAGCTCAACGATGGTAGCAATTCATTTAGTAACACATTGAGCCAACGTCAGTTTATTACCATCAAATGTGTCCATGAATTAAAGGCACTTGGCTACAACTCAAACATTAAGAAGTTTGCGGATGAAAATTGCGATAAGATTGGGATAATTAAGATGATCTGGCAGCGTAACGCGCAGAATCCTCTCTCGTTGGAGGTGATGGCCGACATTTGTCTCGGATTTGACATACATTTGCCCAAAATCTGGAATGGCATAATCAAGCGCATGGTTATGTTTAATATGGTGCGGGAACTAAACGCATTGGTCGATGTGCTGAGCTGCAGACCAGAGCTATTACATTTAGATGGCTTGGCGTTGGCCTGGGACTGTGTGCTGGCCCATCCCTTTAAGAATGCGGTACCGACACGATCATGTGCAGAGGAAGAGCGACTTCAGAAGACGCTGCTCCGTTTGCAGGGATGTCCAGTGGTGCACGCACTAAATCTACTGCAATTCGCCGAGCTCTGCGTGCTCGTCCGTCGACCACACATGGCCGCCACGGTACTTATATTCTGCCAAAGCGCTGAGCAACGCGTAAAGATAGTGAAG CTGATAAAATCTCGACATGAGGATAATCTACGTCAGCAGATTTTAGAGCTGGAGGATGCAGGCTTGTTGCCAATGGTACTGAACTTTGCGCTTAAGGAATTGAATCTCTAA
- the LOC117792680 gene encoding putative tricarboxylate transport protein, mitochondrial encodes MTPKDKGDRKVLKGAVAGGITGGLDVLFNYPIDFVKTQLQMDRYEKKYDSTIDCIRKTIKRHGFFGLYRGMSILLLGSVAKVASRFGAYEFYTHKFKEEDGSITMLNTFMSGLLAGATEAVVAVTPLETIKLKIINDMHRARPRYNGLLHGVWYILKREGIRGIYRGVSATVLKQGTNQAIRFFLMVTQKDLYAGSDSTVIVPMPLVGIFGVISGAATVLKNTPMDVIKTRMQGFKSHKHKNTMDCAAEILREEGPGALFKGSVIRMARVCIDVALTFMIYESLMEYVFANLWL; translated from the exons ATGACACCCAAAGACAAAGGGGACAGAAAAGTTTTGAAGGGCGCTGTTGCTGGGGGAATCACTGGTGGCCTAGATGTCCTTTTTAATTATCCGATAGATTTCGTTAAGACACAGCTGCAGATGGATCGTTATGAAAAGAAATACGATAGTACCATAGATTGTATAAGGAAAACAATCAAACGGCATGGATTCTTTGGACTATATCGCGGCATGAGCATTTTGCTTTTAGGCAGCGTTGCGAAAGTTGCATCTAG ATTTGGTGCATATGAATTTTATACCCATAAATTTAAAGAGGAGGATGGTAGCATTACCatgttaaatacttttatgtCTGGATTATTGGCTGGCGCAACGGAAGCCGTGGTGGCTGTTACTCCGCTGGAAACAATCAAGTTAAAGATTATTAACGATATGCATAGGGCTCGGCCTCGCTATAATGGTTTGCTCCATGGCGTATGGTATATTCTAAAGCGGGAAG gcATTCGTGGCATTTACCGAGGGGTGTCAGCAACAGTTTTAAAGCAGGGCACCAATCAAGCCATTCGCTTTTTCCTGATGGTCACACAGAAGGATTTGTACGCTGGCTCCGACTCAACTGTGATTGTACCCATGCCATTAGTTGGCATCTTTGGTGTTATATCAGGTGCCGCCACAGTTCTCAAAAACACACCCATGGATGTGATCAAGACACGTATGCAGGGCTTTAAGTCTCATAAACACAAGAACACAATGGATTGTGCTGCCGAGATATTGCGCGAAGAGGGTCCTGGGGCACTTTTTAAGGGCTCGGTTATCCGGATGGCCCGAGTGTGCATAGACGTAGCCCTCACATTTATGATCTATGAGAGTCTTATGGAATATGTGTTTGCCAACCTGTGGTTATAA
- the LOC117792679 gene encoding acyl-coenzyme A thioesterase 9, mitochondrial-like — protein MLRSLIGAQKCLCLANRSFNKVQSKIRLNDVSAVASMLSVRHYSPPTHIKRSAVPNESGTMAEVKLEMMKRLGLEPGYQPLPKSREHLLKYQPKLEDLPARAMQDSFTSAIIPLSTDRSLQDKYVTFLGNVRMGRLLEDMDMFAAWCCHKHLTVPQLPTDVHLPYTFVTILVDRIDFTKTLASGTEDIRLSGHVSWVGTSSLEVVVWLEQMQNGSYQKLTRALFLMAARNATNTAAAPVNPIQPANDEEQVILAGGKDRKKMRQLLCAQSIFKVEPNDPEQTLMYELYKRTTPSDTMELNKRILPPNCRWMSDSYQMSTIPSFPEHRNHHNRVFGGFLMRTALEISWAAAMLYCKTRPKLEHIADISFEKPVSVDSFIKMNAYVVYTKLNYVQIMTVAEVLDTHTGNQVTTNTFYYTFSAPHTVTEVLPRSYHETMWYIQGRRKFEYSMGLKAN, from the exons atGTTGCGTTCGTTGATAGGAGCACAGAAATGTTTATGCCTGGCCAACAGGTCATTTAACAAGGTGCAATCCAAAATACGTTTAAACGATGTTTCTGCCGTGGCTTCAATGTTGTCTGT GCGTCATTATTCCCCGCCCACGCACATTAAGCGATCTGCGGTTCCGAACGAATCCGGCACAATGGCAGAGG TGAAGCTGGAGATGATGAAGCGTTTGGGCTTGGAACCAGGCTATCAGCCATTGCCCAAGTCGCGTGAACATTTGCTTAAATACCAGCCAAAGCTGGAGGATCTGCCGGCTCGAGCTATGCAGGATTCGTTCACCTCAGCCATCATACCACTCAGCACGGATCGTTCGCTGCAGGACAAGTATGTGACGTTTTTGGGTAATGTGCGCATGGGCAGACTCCTCGAGGACATGGACATGTTTGCTG CCTGGTGCTGCCACAAGCATTTGACGGTGCCACAGTTGCCAACGGATGTACACTTGCCGTATACCTTTGTAACGATACTCGTGGATCGCATTGACTTCACCAAAACGCTGGCATCCGGCACCGAGGACATACGCCTCTCTGGACATGTGTCCTGGGTGGGCACCAGCTCCTTGGAGGTGGTCGTTTGGCTCGAACAGATGCAAAACGGCAGCTACCAGAAGCTGACTCGCGCCCTGTTCCTTATGGCAGCTCGGAATGCGACCAACACTGCGGCGGCTCCAGTGAATCCCATTCAACCGGCCAATGACGAGGAGCAGGTGATTCTTGCTGGCGGCAAGGATCGAAAAAAGATGCGTCAATTGCTTTGCGCCCAATCCATCTTCAAAGTGGAACCAAATGATCCCGAGCAGACGTTGATGTATGAGCTATATAAGCGAACGACGCCAAGTGACACCATGGAGCTGAACAAGCGCATATTGCCTCCAAACTGCCGCTGGATGTCAGACTCTTATCAAATGAGTACCATACCATCCTTTCCCGAGCATCGGAATCATCACAATCGTGTATTTGGCGGATTCCTCATGCGCACTGCCCTCGAGATCAGCTGGGCAGCTGCCATGCTCTACTGCAAGACGCGTCCCAAGCTGGAGCACATTGCCGACATTAGCTTCGAGAAGCCGGTGAGCGTGGATTCATTCATTAAGATGAATGCCTATGTGGTGTACACCAAACTGAACTATGTGCAGATCATGACGGTGGCTGAAGTTCTGGACACGCACACTGGCAACCAGGTGACCACCAATACCTTTTATTACACGTTCTCGGCACCACACACCGTCACCGAAGTGCTGCCACGTTCCTATCACGAGACCATGTGGTACATTCAGGGACGTCGCAAGTTCGAATACAGCATGGGTCTCAAGGCCAATTGA